Proteins found in one Massilia sp. H6 genomic segment:
- a CDS encoding M13 family metallopeptidase: protein MKRHLLSAAALVLVASMAQAESGAGAAASAKSGAKAAAPSAALSSGIALEYVEPTVRPQDDFFQHLNGKWLKKVEIPADKSTWGAFHQLRDDTLPQLRAIIERAAADKSAAAGSETRKIGDFYASYMDEARLEQLGIAPLNKELGKIAAIKDKSELPAAFAHLGRIGVNVPFVFFIHQDAKDSTKYVADLYQAGLGMPDRDYYLKGDDAKLADIRAKYQQHVEKLLAMAGNKNAAADAKAIVELETELAKVQWTKVENRDPIKTYNKVELAKLAELAPGYDWNAWLAATGLAGKADYLIVSQPSYLKGFADVLSRVPLETWKTYLQLHTVNGYAGYLSKAFVDQRFAFNGTVLSGIPQLEPRWKRAVSTIESGLGEAVGKLYVKEHFPAERKARMETLVNNLMTAYKESIDTIDWMSPATKKEAQAKLAKFTPKIGYPDKWKDYSALSVKRDDLVGNVMRSREVEYNRELNKLGKPIDRDEWGMTPQTVNAYYNPELNEIVFPAAILQPPFFDAKADDAVNYGGIGAVIGHEISHGFDDQGSQYDGDGNMRNWWTEEDGKRFAEKTKVLVSQYAAYSPLPGYHVNGELTLGENIGDNSGLAIAYKAYQLSLKGKKAPVIKGLTGDQRFYMGWGQVWRTKMREPAQIAQIKTDPHSPGQYRANGTLKNQPGFYEAFGVKPGDKMYLAPKDRVIIW, encoded by the coding sequence ATGAAACGACATTTGCTCAGCGCCGCGGCGCTGGTTTTGGTGGCTTCAATGGCCCAGGCCGAATCTGGTGCCGGCGCTGCAGCCAGCGCCAAGAGCGGCGCCAAGGCCGCCGCGCCATCGGCTGCGCTTTCTTCTGGTATCGCGTTGGAATACGTCGAGCCCACGGTGCGCCCGCAGGACGACTTCTTCCAGCACCTGAACGGCAAGTGGCTCAAGAAGGTCGAGATCCCGGCCGACAAGTCGACCTGGGGCGCCTTCCACCAGCTGCGCGACGACACCCTGCCGCAACTGCGCGCCATCATCGAACGCGCCGCCGCCGACAAGAGCGCGGCTGCCGGTTCGGAAACCCGCAAGATCGGCGACTTCTACGCCAGCTACATGGATGAAGCCCGCCTGGAGCAGCTGGGCATCGCTCCCCTGAACAAGGAACTGGGCAAGATTGCCGCCATCAAGGACAAGTCCGAACTGCCGGCGGCCTTTGCCCACCTGGGCCGCATCGGCGTGAACGTGCCGTTCGTGTTCTTCATCCACCAGGATGCCAAGGATTCGACCAAATACGTGGCCGACCTGTACCAGGCCGGCCTGGGCATGCCGGACCGCGATTACTACCTGAAGGGTGACGACGCCAAGCTGGCCGACATCCGCGCCAAGTACCAGCAGCACGTGGAAAAGCTGCTGGCCATGGCCGGCAACAAGAATGCGGCGGCCGATGCCAAGGCCATCGTCGAGCTGGAAACCGAGCTGGCCAAGGTGCAGTGGACCAAGGTCGAGAACCGCGACCCGATCAAGACCTATAACAAGGTCGAGCTGGCCAAGCTGGCCGAGCTGGCGCCCGGTTACGACTGGAACGCCTGGCTGGCCGCCACCGGCCTGGCAGGCAAGGCTGACTACCTGATCGTCAGCCAGCCAAGCTACCTGAAAGGCTTCGCCGACGTCTTGAGCCGCGTGCCGCTCGAAACCTGGAAGACCTACCTGCAGCTGCATACCGTGAACGGCTACGCCGGCTACCTGTCGAAGGCTTTCGTCGACCAGCGCTTTGCCTTCAATGGCACCGTCCTGTCGGGGATCCCGCAGCTCGAGCCGCGCTGGAAACGCGCTGTTTCGACAATCGAGAGCGGCTTGGGCGAGGCGGTCGGCAAGCTCTATGTGAAAGAACACTTCCCGGCCGAGCGCAAGGCGCGCATGGAAACCCTGGTGAACAACCTGATGACGGCCTACAAGGAGTCGATCGACACCATCGACTGGATGAGCCCCGCCACCAAGAAGGAAGCCCAGGCCAAGCTGGCCAAGTTCACTCCCAAGATCGGCTACCCGGACAAATGGAAGGATTATTCGGCGCTAAGCGTCAAGCGCGACGACCTGGTTGGCAACGTGATGCGCTCGCGCGAAGTTGAATACAACCGTGAACTCAACAAGCTGGGTAAGCCGATCGACCGCGACGAATGGGGCATGACGCCACAAACCGTCAATGCCTACTACAACCCTGAACTGAACGAGATCGTGTTCCCGGCCGCGATCCTGCAGCCGCCGTTCTTCGACGCCAAAGCCGACGACGCGGTGAACTACGGCGGCATCGGCGCCGTGATCGGCCACGAGATCAGCCATGGTTTCGACGACCAGGGTTCGCAGTACGATGGCGACGGCAACATGCGCAACTGGTGGACCGAAGAAGACGGCAAGCGCTTCGCCGAAAAAACCAAGGTGCTGGTCAGCCAATACGCCGCCTACAGCCCGCTGCCGGGTTATCACGTGAATGGCGAACTGACGCTGGGCGAGAACATCGGTGACAATTCGGGCCTGGCGATTGCCTACAAGGCTTACCAGCTCTCGCTCAAGGGCAAGAAGGCGCCCGTGATCAAGGGCTTGACCGGCGACCAGCGCTTTTACATGGGCTGGGGCCAGGTGTGGCGCACCAAGATGCGCGAGCCAGCACAGATCGCCCAGATCAAGACCGACCCGCACTCGCCGGGCCAGTACCGCGCCAACGGCACGCTGAAGAACCAGCCGGGCTTTTACGAGGCGTTTGGCGTCAAGCCGGGCGACAAGATGTATCTGGCGCCGAAGGATCGGGTGATTATTTGGTGA
- a CDS encoding S41 family peptidase, which produces MGSTFKNSCLVGLGAITGVALTMQFSALAHKPVEAGMPLAELRQLADVYGVIKSAYVEPVEGKALLSQAISGMVASLDPHSAYLDPRAFRELREGTEGRFVGLGIEISESDEGYVEIVAPIEDSPAWRAGIKEGDLITRIDGHPVQGLPIDEAIKRMRGEPGTRVVLTIVRKDSPAPLRFTIERGEIVQKSVKAKIVEPGYGWLRISQFQEPTVDDMAAKLQALYRQDPDLKGLVLDLRNDPGGLLQGAIGVAAAFLPKDAEIVSTNGQLLEHRQRFYARPEFYMLRSGGDPLSNLPEAFKTLPMVVLVNTGSASASEIVAGALQDYKRAAILGSQTFGKGSVQTIRPIGRDAAVKLTTARYYTPAGRSIQARGIVPDFAVDETAEGDGLNALRMREADLERHLSNDRDDEAATRADDIEEQMRLLAEASQRKPVDYGSATDFQLAQALRHLKGQPVQLARRTSGATLAQHAR; this is translated from the coding sequence ATGGGCTCCACATTCAAGAATTCCTGTCTCGTCGGGCTCGGCGCCATTACCGGGGTCGCCCTCACGATGCAATTTTCCGCTTTGGCGCACAAGCCGGTCGAGGCCGGCATGCCGCTGGCCGAGCTGCGCCAGCTGGCCGACGTCTACGGTGTCATCAAGTCTGCCTATGTCGAGCCGGTCGAAGGCAAGGCACTGCTGTCCCAAGCCATCTCGGGCATGGTCGCCTCGCTCGACCCGCATTCGGCCTACCTCGATCCACGCGCCTTCCGCGAGCTGCGCGAGGGCACCGAAGGCCGCTTCGTCGGCCTGGGCATCGAGATTTCCGAAAGCGACGAGGGCTATGTGGAAATCGTCGCCCCCATCGAAGACTCCCCTGCCTGGCGTGCCGGCATCAAGGAAGGCGACCTGATTACCCGAATCGATGGCCATCCGGTACAGGGACTGCCGATCGACGAAGCCATCAAGCGCATGCGCGGCGAGCCGGGCACCCGGGTGGTGCTCACCATCGTGCGCAAGGATAGTCCGGCGCCGCTGCGCTTTACCATCGAGCGCGGTGAAATCGTCCAGAAAAGCGTCAAGGCCAAAATCGTCGAACCCGGCTATGGCTGGCTGCGCATCTCGCAGTTCCAGGAGCCGACCGTGGACGACATGGCCGCCAAGCTGCAGGCGCTGTACCGCCAGGATCCGGACCTGAAAGGCCTGGTGCTCGACCTGCGCAACGACCCGGGTGGCCTGCTGCAGGGCGCCATCGGCGTAGCCGCCGCGTTTTTGCCGAAAGACGCCGAAATTGTCTCGACCAACGGCCAGCTGCTGGAACATCGCCAGCGCTTCTACGCCCGACCCGAGTTCTACATGCTGCGCAGCGGCGGCGACCCGTTGTCGAACCTGCCCGAGGCCTTCAAAACCCTGCCCATGGTAGTGCTGGTCAATACCGGCTCGGCCTCCGCCTCCGAGATCGTGGCCGGCGCGCTGCAGGACTACAAGCGCGCCGCCATCCTCGGCAGCCAGACCTTCGGCAAGGGCTCGGTCCAGACCATCCGCCCGATCGGGCGCGATGCCGCCGTCAAGCTCACCACCGCGCGCTACTACACGCCGGCCGGGCGCTCGATCCAGGCGCGCGGCATTGTGCCCGATTTCGCGGTCGATGAAACTGCCGAGGGCGACGGCCTGAACGCGCTGCGCATGCGCGAGGCCGACCTCGAGCGCCACCTGTCGAACGACCGCGATGACGAAGCAGCAACGCGTGCCGACGACATCGAAGAGCAGATGCGGCTGCTGGCCGAGGCAAGCCAGCGCAAGCCGGTCGATTACGGCAGCGCCACCGACTTCCAGCTGGCGCAGGCGCTACGCCACCTCAAGGGACAGCCGGTGCAGCTGGCGCGCCGAACCAGCGGCGCTACCCTGGCGCAGCACGCGCGCTGA
- the pip gene encoding prolyl aminopeptidase, whose product MPATPPSLFPPIQPVRQGMLAVDELHTIYWEEVGNPNGIPVLFLHGGPGAGLSPQHRRFFDPSAYRVILFDQRGAGKSTPLGEWRNNTTELLIDDIERLRAMFGIAQWLVFGGSWGSTLALAYGQAHPERCLGFVLRGIFLCTKAEVDWFLNGVQWFYPELYQEFVAPIPVAERGDLLAAYATRLLCDDPAVYWPAARAWSRFEGRRVFLLPQPEETSSDALDLGVGRLESHYMLHGAFLEEDQLIRDVQRIAHLPAVIVQGRYDVICPPLSAWRLHQAWPGAKLRMIPDGGHGALETGIARALVGATEAFKLHGCFD is encoded by the coding sequence ATGCCCGCCACCCCGCCGTCACTGTTCCCCCCGATCCAGCCTGTACGCCAGGGCATGCTCGCGGTCGATGAGCTGCACACGATTTATTGGGAAGAAGTCGGCAACCCCAACGGCATCCCGGTGCTGTTCCTGCACGGTGGTCCCGGCGCCGGCCTGTCGCCCCAGCATCGGCGTTTCTTCGACCCGAGCGCCTATCGCGTGATCTTGTTCGACCAGCGCGGCGCCGGCAAGTCCACGCCGCTGGGCGAATGGCGCAACAACACCACCGAGCTGCTGATCGACGACATCGAGCGCCTGCGCGCCATGTTCGGCATCGCGCAATGGCTGGTGTTTGGCGGTTCCTGGGGCTCGACGCTGGCGCTGGCTTATGGCCAGGCGCACCCGGAACGCTGCCTTGGCTTCGTGTTGCGCGGGATTTTCTTGTGCACCAAGGCCGAAGTAGACTGGTTCCTGAACGGCGTGCAGTGGTTTTACCCCGAGCTGTACCAAGAATTCGTCGCGCCGATTCCGGTGGCCGAACGCGGCGACCTGCTGGCCGCCTACGCTACGCGCCTGCTGTGCGACGATCCGGCGGTGTACTGGCCGGCGGCGCGGGCCTGGAGCCGCTTCGAGGGCCGCCGCGTATTCTTGCTGCCGCAGCCCGAGGAAACCTCGTCCGACGCGCTCGACCTGGGTGTAGGCCGGCTCGAGTCGCACTACATGCTGCATGGCGCTTTTCTCGAAGAAGACCAGCTGATACGCGACGTCCAGCGTATCGCCCACCTGCCGGCGGTCATCGTGCAGGGCCGTTACGATGTGATCTGCCCGCCGCTGTCGGCCTGGCGACTGCACCAGGCCTGGCCGGGCGCGAAGCTGCGCATGATTCCGGACGGTGGCCATGGCGCGCTGGAGACCGGCATCGCGCGTGCGCTGGTGGGCGCCACCGAGGCCTTCAAGCTTCACGGATGCTTCGATTGA
- a CDS encoding DUF2721 domain-containing protein: protein MNIQISDIGHVIQLAIAPVFLLTGVATKLTVLTNRLARIIDRTRVLEDRLKVKPNELYSAELETLYTRSHLINTAITSSTACGLLVCLVIAMLFLGDTTNLPLDQYIAGLFVLAMLGLIGSFVYFLREIFIASRFMRMQHSLSLQQPR from the coding sequence ATGAATATCCAGATCAGCGACATCGGCCACGTCATCCAGCTGGCGATCGCGCCGGTCTTCCTGCTGACCGGCGTGGCAACCAAGCTGACGGTCCTGACCAACCGCCTGGCGCGCATCATCGACCGCACCCGGGTGCTCGAAGACCGGCTCAAGGTCAAGCCCAACGAGCTGTACTCGGCCGAGCTCGAAACGCTGTACACCCGCTCGCACCTGATCAATACCGCGATCACCTCCAGTACCGCCTGCGGCCTGCTGGTGTGCCTGGTGATCGCCATGCTGTTCCTGGGCGACACCACGAACTTGCCGCTCGATCAGTACATCGCCGGCCTGTTCGTGCTGGCGATGCTCGGCCTGATCGGCAGCTTTGTTTACTTTCTGCGCGAGATCTTCATCGCCTCGCGCTTCATGCGCATGCAGCATTCGCTATCGCTCCAGCAGCCCCGCTAA
- a CDS encoding beta-ketoacyl-ACP synthase III, with the protein MKPVVISGTGLFTPPYSISNDELVAAYNAYVDLFNQEHAAAIAAGETTALEASSSGFIEKASGIKSRYVMEKEGILDPSRMTARIAERADDQLSLQAEMCVAAAREALERAGKQPSDIDMVLVACSNMQRAYPAMAVEVQDALGIDGFGFDMNVACSSATFGIQTAVDAVRAGRARAVLMLNPEITSGHLNFRDRDSHFIFGDACTAVIVEALETATSDHQWEILDSKLKTRFSNNIRNNFGFMNRFDEAGVGASDKLFRQQGRKVFKEVCPMAAEMIAETVKNAGLEIKDMARYWLHQANLNMNLLIARTLLGRDAEPNEAPVILDTYANTSSAGSIIAFHKHQDDLPSGANGVICSFGAGYSIGCVVVRKK; encoded by the coding sequence ATGAAACCTGTCGTCATCAGCGGCACCGGCCTGTTTACGCCACCGTATTCCATCTCCAACGACGAGCTGGTTGCGGCCTACAACGCCTATGTCGACCTGTTCAACCAGGAACACGCCGCGGCGATTGCCGCCGGCGAAACGACCGCGCTCGAAGCTTCCAGCAGCGGCTTCATCGAAAAGGCCTCCGGCATCAAGTCGCGCTACGTGATGGAAAAGGAAGGCATCCTCGATCCCTCGCGCATGACCGCCCGCATTGCCGAGCGCGCCGATGACCAGCTCTCGCTGCAGGCCGAGATGTGCGTCGCCGCAGCGCGCGAAGCGCTCGAGCGCGCCGGCAAGCAGCCGTCCGATATCGACATGGTGCTGGTCGCCTGCAGCAACATGCAGCGCGCCTACCCGGCCATGGCGGTCGAGGTGCAGGACGCGCTTGGCATCGACGGCTTCGGGTTCGACATGAACGTGGCCTGCTCGTCGGCCACTTTCGGCATCCAGACGGCAGTCGACGCGGTGCGCGCCGGACGCGCCCGTGCGGTGCTGATGCTGAACCCCGAAATCACCAGCGGTCACCTGAACTTCCGCGACCGCGACAGTCATTTTATTTTCGGCGACGCCTGCACCGCGGTGATTGTCGAAGCGCTTGAGACGGCCACCAGCGACCACCAGTGGGAAATCCTGGACAGCAAACTCAAGACCAGGTTCTCGAACAACATCCGCAACAACTTCGGCTTCATGAACCGCTTCGACGAAGCCGGTGTCGGCGCATCCGACAAGCTGTTCCGCCAGCAGGGCCGCAAGGTGTTCAAGGAAGTCTGTCCGATGGCTGCCGAGATGATCGCCGAGACGGTAAAGAACGCGGGCCTCGAGATCAAGGACATGGCGCGCTACTGGCTGCACCAGGCCAACCTGAACATGAACCTGCTGATCGCGCGTACCCTGCTGGGCCGCGATGCCGAGCCGAACGAGGCGCCGGTGATCCTCGACACCTATGCCAACACGTCGTCAGCCGGCTCGATCATTGCCTTCCACAAGCACCAGGACGACTTGCCGAGCGGCGCCAACGGCGTGATCTGCTCGTTCGGCGCGGGGTATTCGATCGGGTGCGTGGTGGTGCGCAAAAAATAG
- a CDS encoding NADPH-dependent 2,4-dienoyl-CoA reductase, with protein MTHTTYPHLLAPLDLGFTTLKNRVIMGSMHTGLEDRFYNYGKLAAFYRERARGGAGLIVTGGISPNRQGWLLPFGGTLNFLGDVPNHRRVTRAVHEEGGKIVLQILHAGRYGYQPFVVSASSIKSPISKFKPKALDARGIEHTIASYARCAKLAKMAGYDGVEVMGSEGYLLNQFLCARTNQRTDSWGGSIENRMRLAIEVVRRIRAATGPDFILMYRHSVLDLVEGGNTWDEVVAVAKALEAAGVTILNTGYGWHEARVPTIVTSVPRAVFAQVAGRLRSEVSIPVVASNRINMPMDAEALLARGDADMVSMARPFLADPDWVAKAASGRDDEINTCIACNQACLDHTFANKRANCLVNPRACHETELVFRKTARARRVAVVGAGPAGLSAATVAAECGHQVTLFDALSHIGGQFNVAMRVPGKEEFAETIRYFGRKLALTGVEVRLGSRVTREQLLAQGYDDVIVATGIVTRKPNIEGIDHPKVLSYLDVLRDGKPVGRKVAIIGAGGIGFDMGEFLVHDPRVPLPVPAGHWMAEWGVDPRSNTPGGLAPPVSPHPPRQVWLLQRKTTRPGAGLGKTSGWVHRATLVRNGVQMLAGVQYDRIDDAGLHITVGGEQRLLEVDNVVICAGQESLAELMPAQGASGGPRFHKIGGAALAAELDAKRAIREGAELAARL; from the coding sequence ATGACGCATACCACCTATCCCCATCTCCTCGCACCGCTCGACCTTGGTTTTACCACGCTGAAGAACCGCGTGATCATGGGATCGATGCATACCGGGCTCGAAGACCGCTTCTACAACTATGGCAAGCTGGCCGCGTTCTACCGCGAGCGCGCGCGTGGCGGCGCCGGCCTGATCGTCACCGGCGGCATCTCGCCCAACCGCCAGGGCTGGCTGCTGCCATTTGGCGGCACCCTGAACTTTCTGGGCGACGTGCCGAACCACCGGCGTGTCACGCGCGCGGTGCACGAAGAAGGCGGCAAGATCGTGCTGCAGATCCTGCATGCGGGCCGCTACGGCTACCAGCCCTTCGTGGTCTCGGCCTCCAGCATCAAGTCGCCGATCTCGAAGTTCAAGCCCAAGGCCCTGGATGCGCGCGGCATCGAGCACACCATCGCTTCCTATGCACGCTGCGCGAAGCTGGCGAAAATGGCTGGCTACGATGGCGTCGAGGTGATGGGCAGCGAGGGTTATTTGCTGAACCAGTTCCTGTGCGCGCGCACCAACCAGCGCACCGATAGCTGGGGCGGCTCGATCGAAAACCGCATGCGCCTGGCCATTGAGGTGGTGCGCCGCATCCGCGCAGCAACCGGGCCCGATTTCATCCTGATGTACCGCCACTCGGTGCTCGACCTGGTCGAAGGGGGCAATACCTGGGACGAAGTGGTGGCGGTCGCCAAGGCATTAGAGGCGGCCGGCGTCACGATCCTGAACACCGGCTATGGCTGGCACGAGGCACGCGTGCCCACCATCGTCACTTCGGTGCCGCGCGCGGTCTTTGCGCAAGTGGCGGGCCGCCTGCGCAGCGAAGTGAGCATCCCGGTGGTAGCGTCCAATCGCATCAACATGCCCATGGATGCCGAAGCGCTGCTGGCGCGCGGCGACGCCGACATGGTGTCGATGGCGCGGCCCTTCTTGGCCGACCCCGACTGGGTCGCCAAGGCGGCCAGCGGGCGGGACGACGAGATCAACACCTGCATCGCCTGCAACCAGGCCTGCCTCGACCATACCTTTGCGAACAAGCGCGCCAACTGCCTGGTCAATCCGCGCGCCTGCCACGAAACCGAGCTGGTATTTCGCAAGACCGCGCGCGCGCGCCGGGTCGCCGTGGTCGGCGCCGGCCCGGCCGGCCTGTCGGCGGCAACCGTCGCTGCCGAATGCGGGCACCAGGTGACGCTGTTCGACGCACTGAGCCACATCGGCGGCCAGTTCAATGTCGCGATGCGCGTGCCGGGCAAGGAAGAATTCGCCGAAACGATCCGTTACTTTGGCCGCAAGCTGGCATTGACCGGGGTCGAAGTGCGCCTGGGGTCGCGCGTCACGCGCGAACAATTGCTGGCGCAGGGCTACGACGACGTCATCGTCGCCACCGGCATCGTTACGCGCAAACCCAACATCGAAGGGATCGATCACCCGAAAGTGCTGAGCTATCTCGACGTGCTGCGCGACGGTAAGCCGGTGGGCAGGAAGGTCGCCATCATCGGCGCCGGCGGCATTGGCTTCGACATGGGCGAGTTCCTGGTACACGATCCACGGGTGCCGCTGCCGGTGCCGGCCGGGCACTGGATGGCGGAGTGGGGCGTCGACCCAAGGTCAAACACGCCGGGCGGGCTGGCGCCGCCGGTCTCCCCGCATCCGCCGCGCCAGGTCTGGCTGCTACAGCGCAAGACCACGCGCCCGGGTGCGGGCCTGGGCAAGACTTCTGGCTGGGTACACCGCGCCACCCTGGTACGCAACGGCGTGCAGATGCTGGCCGGGGTGCAGTACGACCGCATCGACGACGCCGGCCTGCACATCACGGTCGGCGGCGAGCAACGCTTGCTGGAAGTGGACAACGTGGTGATCTGCGCGGGGCAGGAGAGCCTGGCAGAGCTGATGCCGGCGCAGGGCGCTAGTGGCGGTCCGCGCTTTCACAAGATCGGCGGCGCGGCGCTGGCGGCCGAACTCGATGCGAAGCGGGCGATTCGGGAAGGGGCGGAGCTGGCTGCGCGGTTGTGA
- a CDS encoding M13 family metallopeptidase, with product MAAFATAADPAPAKAAGAPISGIDTQYIDTSVRAQDDFFTHLNGKWLKSTEIPSDKASWGTFMKLRDDTTPQIKAIIEAAQADKSAKPGSETQKIGDLYASYMDEARREALGTKPLSNELQKIRSLKDKKGLPNLVAHLSKIGVATPYGIYVSQDMRKSSEHAVYISQSGLGMPDRDYYLKQDDAKLAEVRAKYLKHVEQTLALAGEKNAAEQAKDIVDFETELAKVQWTRVENRDPVKRYNKMTVAELAKLAPGYDWNAALAAAGAGNKVDTIIVNQPSYFAGLNQVLAKTELSTLKSYFEWQLLREFSPLLSKAFVDQSFSFYGTALSGVSEQAPLWKRGVGAVESSLGEALGKLYVKEHFPAERKARMEELVKNLIIAYGQSIDNLEWMSPETKKEARAKLAKFTPKIGYPDKWRDYSKLSIKRDDLVGNAMRTANFRYNYQLNKLGKPVDRTEWGMTPQTVNAYYRSTTNEIVFPAAILQPPFFDMRADDAVNYGGIGAVIGHEIGHGFDDKGSQSDGDGNLRDWWSDADRAAFKARTDKLVKQFNGFSPLPGYNVNGELTLGENIGDNAGLSIAYKAYKLSLGGKPAPVIDGLTGDQRFFMGFGQVWRSKMREAQQINQVKTDPHSPGQFRANGTVMNMPEFYEAFNVKPGDKMYLAPQDRVIIW from the coding sequence ATGGCGGCTTTCGCCACTGCGGCAGATCCTGCCCCAGCCAAAGCAGCCGGCGCACCGATCTCGGGCATCGACACGCAGTACATCGACACCAGCGTGCGTGCGCAAGACGACTTCTTCACCCACCTGAACGGCAAATGGCTGAAGTCCACCGAGATCCCGAGCGACAAGGCGAGCTGGGGTACCTTCATGAAGCTGCGCGACGACACCACGCCACAGATCAAGGCGATCATCGAGGCCGCGCAGGCCGACAAGAGCGCCAAGCCTGGGTCTGAAACCCAGAAAATCGGCGACCTGTACGCCAGCTACATGGACGAAGCGCGCCGTGAAGCGCTTGGCACCAAGCCGTTGAGCAACGAGCTGCAAAAGATTCGTTCGCTCAAGGACAAGAAGGGCTTGCCGAACCTGGTGGCGCACCTGTCGAAGATCGGCGTCGCGACCCCCTATGGCATTTATGTGAGCCAGGACATGCGCAAGTCGAGCGAGCATGCCGTGTACATCTCGCAAAGTGGCCTGGGCATGCCGGACCGCGACTACTACCTCAAGCAGGACGACGCCAAGCTGGCGGAAGTGCGCGCCAAGTACCTGAAGCACGTCGAACAAACCCTGGCGCTGGCTGGCGAGAAGAATGCCGCCGAGCAGGCCAAGGACATCGTCGATTTCGAGACCGAGCTGGCCAAGGTGCAATGGACCCGTGTCGAGAACCGCGACCCGGTCAAGCGCTACAACAAGATGACTGTGGCCGAACTGGCCAAGCTGGCGCCGGGCTATGACTGGAACGCGGCCCTGGCCGCCGCCGGCGCGGGCAACAAGGTCGATACCATCATTGTCAACCAGCCGAGCTATTTCGCCGGCCTGAACCAGGTGCTGGCCAAGACCGAGCTGTCGACCCTGAAGTCCTACTTCGAATGGCAGCTGCTGCGTGAATTCTCGCCACTCCTATCGAAAGCCTTCGTGGACCAGAGCTTCTCGTTCTACGGCACGGCGCTGTCGGGCGTGTCCGAGCAGGCGCCGCTGTGGAAGCGCGGCGTGGGCGCGGTTGAAAGTTCGCTCGGCGAAGCGCTCGGCAAGCTGTACGTGAAGGAGCATTTCCCGGCCGAGCGCAAGGCGCGCATGGAAGAGCTGGTGAAGAACCTGATCATCGCCTACGGCCAGTCGATCGACAACCTCGAGTGGATGAGCCCCGAGACCAAGAAGGAAGCCCGCGCCAAGCTGGCCAAGTTCACGCCAAAGATCGGCTACCCGGACAAGTGGCGCGATTACTCGAAGCTGTCCATCAAGCGTGACGACCTGGTCGGCAACGCGATGCGCACGGCGAACTTCCGCTACAACTACCAGCTGAACAAGCTGGGCAAGCCGGTCGACCGCACCGAATGGGGCATGACGCCGCAGACCGTGAACGCCTACTACCGCAGCACCACCAACGAGATCGTGTTCCCGGCCGCGATCCTGCAGCCGCCGTTCTTCGACATGCGCGCCGACGACGCGGTGAACTACGGCGGCATCGGCGCCGTGATCGGCCACGAGATCGGCCACGGCTTCGACGACAAGGGCAGCCAGTCGGACGGCGACGGCAACCTGCGCGACTGGTGGAGCGACGCCGACCGCGCCGCCTTCAAGGCCCGGACCGACAAGCTGGTGAAACAGTTCAATGGCTTCTCGCCGCTGCCAGGCTATAACGTGAACGGCGAACTAACCCTGGGCGAGAACATCGGCGACAACGCCGGCCTGTCGATCGCCTACAAGGCCTACAAGCTGTCGCTGGGCGGCAAACCGGCTCCGGTCATCGACGGCCTCACCGGCGACCAGCGCTTCTTCATGGGCTTTGGCCAGGTGTGGCGCTCGAAGATGCGCGAAGCCCAGCAGATCAACCAGGTCAAGACCGACCCGCACTCGCCGGGCCAGTTCCGCGCCAACGGCACCGTGATGAACATGCCGGAGTTCTACGAAGCCTTTAATGTCAAGCCGGGCGACAAGATGTACCTGGCGCCGCAAGACCGCGTGATCATCTGGTAA